One Euzebyales bacterium DNA segment encodes these proteins:
- a CDS encoding citrate synthase, translating into MSGQASIEVDDVTFDAPVITGTEGERAIDIRRLRSETELITYDPGYANTGSVQSAITFINGEEGVLRYRGYPIEELTDASFLEVSYLLIHGELPTLAQLDEFRTNITRHTLLREDMRPFFDAFPADAHPMAILSSATNALSTFYQDHYDPSDPEDVEISIYRLMAKLPTVAAWSYKRSIGQPYIYPRNDLDYAQNFLSMMFAVPAEPYVCDADVADALELLLILHADHEQNCSTSTVRMVGSSHLNLFGSISAGITALWGPRHGGANQDVVQTLLYINDADEDVDAFVARAKDPEDPFRLPGFGHRVYKNYDPRAKIIKDTADRVVRKQVGDDPLFDVAQRLEEVALNDEFFVERKLYPNVDFYSGLIYRAMGIPLPMFPVLFALGRLPGWIAQWKEMTEDPHTRINRPRQIYTGAKEREFVPLDDRWLAGPSRARPAAPTS; encoded by the coding sequence ATGAGTGGACAGGCAAGCATTGAGGTTGATGACGTCACGTTCGACGCGCCCGTAATCACGGGCACCGAGGGTGAGCGCGCCATCGACATCAGGCGCCTGCGCTCGGAGACCGAGCTGATCACCTACGACCCCGGCTACGCCAACACGGGCAGCGTGCAGAGCGCGATCACGTTCATCAACGGCGAGGAAGGGGTCCTGCGGTACCGCGGGTACCCGATCGAGGAGCTGACCGACGCGAGCTTCCTCGAGGTCTCCTACCTGCTGATCCACGGCGAACTTCCCACCTTGGCGCAACTCGACGAGTTCCGTACAAACATCACGCGCCACACGTTGCTGCGTGAGGACATGCGGCCGTTCTTCGACGCGTTCCCCGCCGACGCGCATCCGATGGCCATCCTGTCCTCGGCGACCAACGCGCTGTCGACGTTCTATCAGGACCACTACGACCCGAGCGATCCCGAGGATGTCGAGATCTCGATCTACCGCCTGATGGCCAAGCTGCCGACCGTGGCCGCCTGGTCCTACAAACGTTCGATCGGTCAGCCCTACATCTACCCGCGCAACGATCTGGACTACGCCCAGAACTTCCTGTCCATGATGTTCGCCGTGCCGGCGGAACCGTACGTCTGCGACGCCGATGTCGCAGACGCGTTGGAGTTGCTGCTCATCCTGCACGCCGACCACGAGCAGAACTGCTCTACGTCAACCGTCCGCATGGTCGGGTCGAGCCACCTGAACCTGTTCGGCTCGATCTCGGCCGGCATCACGGCGCTGTGGGGCCCGCGCCACGGCGGTGCGAACCAGGACGTCGTGCAGACGCTGCTGTACATCAACGACGCCGATGAGGACGTCGACGCGTTCGTCGCCCGTGCGAAGGACCCCGAGGACCCGTTCCGCCTCCCAGGCTTCGGGCACCGGGTGTACAAGAACTACGACCCCCGCGCGAAGATCATCAAGGACACCGCCGACCGCGTCGTCAGGAAGCAGGTCGGCGACGACCCGCTGTTCGACGTCGCGCAGCGGCTGGAGGAAGTCGCGCTGAACGACGAGTTCTTCGTGGAGCGCAAGCTGTATCCCAACGTCGACTTCTACTCGGGCCTGATCTACCGCGCGATGGGCATCCCGCTGCCGATGTTCCCGGTCCTGTTCGCGCTCGGCCGCCTGCCCGGTTGGATCGCCCAGTGGAAGGAGATGACGGAGGATCCGCACACGCGGATCAACCGCCCGCGGCAGATCTACACCGGTGCCAAGGAGCGCGAGTTCGTGCCACTGGACGACCGGTGGCTTGCCGGTCCTAGTCGAGCACGGCCCGCAGCGCCGACATCGTGA